Proteins from one Primulina huaijiensis isolate GDHJ02 chromosome 18, ASM1229523v2, whole genome shotgun sequence genomic window:
- the LOC140964853 gene encoding uncharacterized protein gives MIRLLLSSPCVIPAKTTPFRRHYLPLRSLVIAARRRAMDPPSPTSAAGVEDFVNVDDQPVPLGEDAFNNSEGRTDSNEIDNNSGHYVRKELPVELSRSVVTLTCESAAEGGVCDVYLVGTAHVSRESCQEVQAIINFLKPQVVFLELCSSRIAVLMPHNLKVPTMGEMLDMWKKNHNLFGILYSWFLAKVASKLEVFPGAEFRVAYEEAKKYGGKVILGDRPVQVTLRRTWIKMPLWHKTKLLCSLLFQSVFLPSPEDLNKAMKEMDDVDMLTLVIQEMSKQFPTLMETLVHERDKFMSASLLSVASEHNSVVAVVGKGHLPGISKNWKQPIEVKQLLNIPSRNHSVPLVRMATAVGVAVAGVAIISGLYFSSKK, from the exons ATGATCCGCCTTTTGCTATCATCTCCCTGTGTAATCCCTGCCAAGACGACGCCGTTCCGTCGTCATTATTTACCGCTCAGATCCCTCGTTATCGCCGCTCGCCGCCGTGCGATGGACCCTCCGTCTCCCACGTCGGCTGCAGGCGTCGAAGATTTTGTTAACGTTGACGATCAGCCCGTGCCATTGGGGGAAGACGCTTTCAATAATAGTGAGGGCAGAACGGACAGTAATGAAATCGATAATAATAGCGGGCATTATGTGAGGAAAGAGCTGCCTGTTGAGCTTTCGAGGAGTGTAGTGACCCTCACGTGTGAGTCGGCTGCCGAAGGTGGCGTTTGCGATGTTTATTTGGTCGGCACGGCTCACGTTTCTAGG GAATCTTGCCAAGAAGTCCAGGCTATAATCAATTTCTTGAAACCTCAG GTCGTTTTCCTAGAGTTATGCTCCAGCCGCATTGCTGTTCTCATGCCGCATAATTTGAAG GTGCCCACAATGGGAGAAATGTTGGATATGTGGAAgaaaaatcataatctttttgGGATACTTTACAGCTGGTTTCTTGCTAAG GTTGCTAGTAAGCTTGAGGTTTTTCCTGGGGCAGAGTTCCGTGTGGCATATGAAGAAGCAAAGAAATATGGGGGCAAGGTGATTCTTGGAGATCGACCTGTGCAA GTAACGCTGCGGAGAACGTGGATTAAAATGCCTCTTTGGCACAAGACAAAATTATTGTGTTCCTTGTTGTTCCAATCAGTTTTCTTGCCTAGTCCTGAAGATCTCAATAAAGCG ATGAAGGAAATGGATGATGTCGACATGTTAACTCTAGTAATTCAAGAGATGAGCAAGCAATTCCCAACTCTTATGGAAACCCTAGTGCATGAGCGTGATAA ATTCATGTCAGCCTCATTATTAAGTGTAGCCAGTGAGCATAATTCAGTGGTAGCAGTCGTTGGGAAGGGGCACCTACCTGGGATCAGTAAAAACTGGAAGCAGCCTATTGAG GTGAAACAACTTCTGAATATACCATCACGGAACCATAGTGTTCCGCTTGTCAGGATGGCCACTGCTGTTGGAGTTGCAGTTGCAGGAGTTGCTATAATATCTGGCCTTTATTTCTCCAGCAAAAAATAA